The DNA sequence TGGATGGAGTGAAACGGAATCCGGGAATGATCATGGCACCGGCCTCCCCGTATTCCGCTGCGCTGCATACGGGCTACCTTGCTAGCCATTCCATAGTTTGACGCTGGCGCGTCTGGCTGCTTTGCGCAGGGCCTTGTCGAGCGTCGCGAAGGGGGTCCCTGTGCGTATGGCCAGATCCAGATAAACGGCATCATAGATCGTCAATCCGCATTCTCTGGCGAGCGCTACCGCTGTTCCGGTGCTCACCCGCTCCGGCGTATCGTCCGTGGTAATAGGAAGATCAGCCAAGAGTCGGCAGAACTGCTCGGATTCCGATCGCAGGATCCTTTTGCGACGCTCGAACATCAGCAGCACGTTCTGCACCTCGAGATGCCAGAGCGCCGGTACAATCGCGGATCCCGTTAGCAGCGCGTCCAGTGTTTTCTCGCTATAGCCGCTCGCGTCGTTCTTGAGGAGCCAGGGCATTGTCACCGAGCAATCGACAACCATCATCGCCGACCTTGCTTCATGGCCTCGGTCACCGTATCGAGCGGAATATCGGAACAATTACGCGCGGGTCGCACACGCTTGATGGCAGCGACGGCATCTTCCCCGGACCGGGTCGCTGGCCGGATGGGAACCAACCGGGCGACGGGTCTGCCGTGGTTGGTGATGGTGAAGGTCTCGCCCCGTTCCACCTCCTTTAGCAGGCGGGGAAGATGGGTTTTAGCCTCGTAAGATCCTATCTGCTTCATGGTCTGACTCACTACCCTAGTCTAAGACTAGTCTGAGTCGGTGTTACTGTCAAAGCGCCCGTCCGCGGTTGACCCGGCAGGGATGAGTCGCAAGCCTTCCCAAGTGCAGCCCTGGACTCACCCGCTCCCGCGGGACCGTGAGACTTTGGTAAACCCGGACCGAGCGGCGACGCATGCGCGTCAAACCGCCAAATAGCGCTGAATCAGCGCGTCGGTGAGCTCGGCCGTGGCGCCCGCCGCGACGATGCGGCCCTTGTTCATGATACAAAAATGGTCGGCCACGCGGCGCGCGAACGGGAGCTTCTGCGCGACCAGCAACACCGTCAACCCATGTTCCCGATTCAGGCGCAGAATGATGTCGCCGATCTCGCGCACGATGTTGGGCTGTATTCCTTCGGTAGGCTCATCCAGGATCAACAGCCGCGGTTCCAGGACCAGGGCGCGTGCGATGGCAAGCTGTTGTTGCTGACCGCCGGAGAGATCACCGCCCTGACGATGCAGCATGTCCTTGAGCACCGGAAAGGTCTCGAACACGATCGGGGGTACCCGCCGCGCTCCGTTGCGGCGCGCGCCGAGGCCCACCTTGAGGTTTTCCTCGACCGTGAGCAGCGGGAAGATCTCGCGCCCCTGGGGGACGTAGCCGATGCCGAGCGCCGCGCGTTTGTACGCCGGAAGGGGAGTCAGGTCCGTCGCCTCCATGCGCATGACGCCGGACTTGAGCGGCAACAGTCCCATGATGCACTTGAGCAGCGTGCTCTTGCCCACGCCGTTGCGGCCGATCAAACACGTGCACGAACCGGCCGCGACTTCCAGATCGAGATCCCATAGGGTGTGGCTCTCGCCGTAATAGTGGTTCAATTGCGCGACGCGTAGCATGTGAGCCTGTT is a window from the Pseudomonadota bacterium genome containing:
- a CDS encoding type II toxin-antitoxin system VapC family toxin, which encodes MMVVDCSVTMPWLLKNDASGYSEKTLDALLTGSAIVPALWHLEVQNVLLMFERRKRILRSESEQFCRLLADLPITTDDTPERVSTGTAVALARECGLTIYDAVYLDLAIRTGTPFATLDKALRKAARRASVKLWNG
- a CDS encoding type II toxin-antitoxin system prevent-host-death family antitoxin — its product is MKQIGSYEAKTHLPRLLKEVERGETFTITNHGRPVARLVPIRPATRSGEDAVAAIKRVRPARNCSDIPLDTVTEAMKQGRR
- the urtE gene encoding urea ABC transporter ATP-binding subunit UrtE, whose protein sequence is MLRVAQLNHYYGESHTLWDLDLEVAAGSCTCLIGRNGVGKSTLLKCIMGLLPLKSGVMRMEATDLTPLPAYKRAALGIGYVPQGREIFPLLTVEENLKVGLGARRNGARRVPPIVFETFPVLKDMLHRQGGDLSGGQQQQLAIARALVLEPRLLILDEPTEGIQPNIVREIGDIILRLNREHGLTVLLVAQKLPFARRVADHFCIMNKGRIVAAGATAELTDALIQRYLAV